One Tissierellales bacterium genomic window, AGTGATACTTTAGTGAGAATTGAAAATCTAAAAAAATATTTTAAGATGAATCCAGAGAAATTATTTGGGAAACCACAATATTTGAAAGCTGTAGATGGTGTTAGCTTTGAAATGAAAAGAGGAGAAACATTTGCACTGGTAGGTGAATCAGGATGTGGCAAATCTACTATTGGAAGGACTATA contains:
- a CDS encoding ATP-binding cassette domain-containing protein: MNPEKLFGKPQYLKAVDGVSFEMKRGETFALVGESGCGKSTIGRTI